Within Myotis daubentonii chromosome 13, mMyoDau2.1, whole genome shotgun sequence, the genomic segment CTCCTCGCTCTTCCCCCACCATCCAGCAACAACAGGAGAGAAACCAAGGCCGCGCGGGAGAGGGGCGGCGGGCAGCGGGTCAAGGAAAAGCGGACAGGTGACCGGTGCACCCAGCCCCCGTGCAAAGCCGAGGTCTCCCTTCTCGCCGAGGAGGAGAGGCGCGCGCGCTCCGGGCCGGCCCCGACCCCGCGgcgccctcagcccaggcctgtcCTCGCCTTTCGGCGGCCGCGCTCCGCCGCTTCCCCGGCGGGGCTGCTGTCGCCGCTGCCGCTCCCGCTGCTGGCGGGCGGGCGCAGCAGGCGCCTCCGCGCGCGGACCTCGGGCTCGCCCACGCGCGGCGCGGCCCGCAGCAGGAACTCGCCGCCCCGGAAAGTGACGCGCACGTCGGTGCGGGGGTACGTGCCGTACACGCGCCGCAGCTCCCGGCGCACGAAGTCCGGCAGCTCCAGGCGCGGGCCCCACGCGCGCTCCACGCGGCCCCAGCGCAGCTCCGCCTGCAGGCTGCCGCCCTCGGGCCACGGCGCCCAGCTCGCGGCCCCCGCCTCCGCGGGCGCCGGCATCAACGACCCCGGGGAGCCGGGCGCCGGGAGCGGCGGGGGCAGGGCCGCGGCGTAGGCCGGCGGGAAGGCCCACCAGAGCGGCGCGGCCCCCGGGCACGCGCCCGGGCCGTGGAAACAGTGGTACTCCCGCGGGGCCGCCCGGCCGCCGGCGCTCGGGGCCTGGATGgagggcagcagcagggggccAGGCAGGTAGGTGTAGGTGAGGGGCTGCAGCGGAGGCCAGGCGCCTTCCCCGGGCGCCAGGCAGCTGTAGGCGTACATGGTCGGAAGCGCAGGCGGCAGGTGTTTACCGGGCCGGTCCTGGTCCAGACCTGTAGGGGGGTGGATGGATACACTTCGTTCTTATTAACCACCAGTCCCTGGGACCTGCTAGTCAAGGGCTCTGAATCTTGAGGCTGAACTTGCCTCCTGACTTCAGGGAACCCTGCCTAAGGTGTTGGCTCCCGCCTTACCTCTTGTCCCAGGTCGGGTTGGAACCCCACTCTCCCAGCACACAATATGGACCCAACACCTTTGCAAGCCAAGCCCTTAGCCCAGAAATGCTGCTCCACTCACTTATCTCCGTCAGCCAGGGCAGTTGGTCCTCACAGGCAGGGGTTCCGCTCCCACTTTTTAGTTGagctgctcccctgcaggccctgccccagccacaccTCCCGGTTTCCAGGCAAAGGGAAACACCTTGAGCTGGCCAGGAGCTAGCCAGCCTGAAGGAGCTGCTGGTTGTACCCACAGTAACCTAGATGCCGAGCCCTGTGCTCCGTGATACACTCACCACAGCTTGCTCAGACTCACACAGCCAGTTATGATAAGGGGGAAATTCAGCCTCGTCTGTCTCAAGTCCATGCTGTGGCTATCTCACAGTCCTCCTGCTCGAGAATGTTACATAAAAACTTACagttcttcatatatatatatatatatatatatatatatatatatatatatatatatatatttttttttttattgatttcaaaaagaagggagaggaagagagagagataggaacatcagtgagagaatcattgatggctgcctcctacatgacccctattactggggatccagcctgcagtgcatgtgccctgaccaggaatccaaggtgacctcctggttcataggtcaacgttcaaccactgagccactccggctagGCAGAACTTCTAGTTCTTAATAAtcgtgtgcagaacatggtgatATCACTATCATTTAATAGATAAGGAACCAGAAACTCAGAGAAGTTAGGCCATTTCCCAGGTTCACAGTCGGTAGGTAAGAAGCACAGTGATTTGAACCCAGAAGCTAGTTGGGGGAAGCCAGAAAGATTGCTTCCAGTCCTCTCTTGCTTTAGGTCACTACCCTCCACCTTTTTCTTCCCCAGTGGGGTGGATAGTAATCACTGAATGATTAAAATTGGtgccctctcccagctgctgggtGGCCAGGCCATCATAATTTCCTTCCCC encodes:
- the C13H10orf95 gene encoding uncharacterized protein C10orf95 homolog; this translates as MYAYSCLAPGEGAWPPLQPLTYTYLPGPLLLPSIQAPSAGGRAAPREYHCFHGPGACPGAAPLWWAFPPAYAAALPPPLPAPGSPGSLMPAPAEAGAASWAPWPEGGSLQAELRWGRVERAWGPRLELPDFVRRELRRVYGTYPRTDVRVTFRGGEFLLRAAPRVGEPEVRARRRLLRPPASSGSGSGDSSPAGEAAERGRRKARTGLG